Proteins from a genomic interval of Bombyx mori chromosome 8, ASM3026992v2:
- the LOC101745518 gene encoding UDP-xylose and UDP-N-acetylglucosamine transporter has protein sequence MNLKAALAITMVFVGCCSNVVFLEFVVKEDPGAGNLATFLQFVFIATIGFCTVGKFGMAKRNIPFRQYLLLVGFFWTSSVANNYAFDFNIAMPLHMIFRAGSLMANMAMGVWILKKRYPPLKYLAVFMISAGIAICTIQSSGDVKAPRKTHEDAAEEEKLKFIDWLWWCLGIAILTFALFVSARMGIFQESLYSKYGKHPWEALYYTHLLPLMFWLPTASNLIGHVEIATETPAVEFLGFILPRQVLWLLLYVSTQGLCISAVYVLTTECASLTVTLAVTLRKFVSLLFSIMYFRNPFTLGHWIGTLLVFVGTLIFTEILQKCLAVFTTDDKKKK, from the coding sequence atgaatttaaaggCAGCGCTCGCCATTACTATGGTGTTTGTTGGATGTTGTTCCAACGTAGTTTTTTTGGAGTTTGTCGTCAAAGAGGACCCCGGAGCCGGTAACCTAGCGACCTTCCTGCAGTTTGTATTCATAGCTACGATTGGGTTCTGTACCGTCGGCAAATTCGGTATGGCCAAACGAAATATACCGTTTAGGCAGTATCTACTCCTGGTTGGGTTCTTTTGGACGAGCAGCGTCGCCAACAACTACGCCTTCGACTTTAACATCGCGATGCCGCTGCACATGATCTTCCGAGCTGGTTCTCTAATGGCCAACATGGCCATGGGCGTTTGGATCCTCAAGAAGCGGTACCCACCGCTGAAATACCTGGCCGTGTTTATGATTTCTGCCGGCATAGCCATTTGCACCATTCAGTCTAGCGGAGACGTGAAGGCGCCTCGCAAAACCCACGAGGACGCTGCCGAAGAGGAGAAACTGAAGTTCATCGACTGGCTGTGGTGGTGTTTGGGTATTGCCATACTGACCTTCGCCTTATTCGTCTCGGCTCGGATGGGAATCTTTCAAGAGTCGCTTTATTCGAAGTACGGAAAACACCCGTGGGAGGCATTATACTACACGCATCTTTTGCCATTGATGTTCTGGTTGCCGACCGCTTCGAATCTGATCGGACACGTCGAAATCGCGACAGAAACCCCTGCCGTCGAGTTCTTAGGGTTCATTTTGCCACGACAAGTTCTGTGGCTGTTGCTGTACGTTTCGACTCAGGGTCTGTGTATTAGCGCGGTCTACGTTTTGACAACCGAATGTGCGTCGCTGACAGTGACGTTAGCTGTCACTTTGAGAAAGTTCGTGTCGCTTCTGTTCTCTATAATGTACTTCAGGAATCCCTTCACTTTAGGGCACTGGATAGGGACATTGCTAGTGTTCGTCGGTACGTTGATATTCACGGAGATATTGCAGAAATGCTTGGCCGTGTTTACTACAGAcgataagaagaaaaaataa